A stretch of DNA from Plantibacter sp. Leaf314:
CCGGAAGTCCAACCCTCTGTCGAACCGACCACCATGGCGCAGCTCGTCGCCGAGCTCGCCGGCACCTTCCTCCTCGTCTTCGGGCTCGTCGGCACCGCCACCTTCTCCGCGTTCTTCGGGGAGGAGACCTCCAACCCCCTCGGCGTCGGGTTCCTCGGGGTGGCGATCGCGCTCGGGCTCTCGGTGACGATCGCGGCCTACGCCTTCGGCCCCATCTCCGGCGGGCACTTCAACCCGGCCGTGACGCTCGGTCTCGCCGCTGCAGGCCGGTTCCCCTGGCGCGCGACCTGGACCTTCGTCCTCGCCCAGCTCGTCGGCGCGTTCCTCGGCGCGCTCGCGGTGTTCGGCCTGGCGGCCGGCGGGCCGGACGGCTTCCTCGACCGCGCGGTCTCGAGCGGCTTCGTCTCGAACGGCTTCGGTGAGCTCTCGCCGGGCGGGTTCGGACTGGTGTCGGCCATCGTGGTCGAGGTCGTCATCACCGCGGTCTTCCTGTACGTGATCCTCGGCGTGACCCACAACCGGGCGGCGCCGGGCTTCGCGCCCATCGCGATCGGCGCCACGTTGACGCTGCTGCTGCTCGTGGCGATCCCCATCGACAACGGATCGGTCAACCCGGCCCGCTCGATCGCGACGGCCGTCTTCGCCGGTGGCGACTGGCTGGCGCAGGTGTGGGTGTTCATCGTGTTCCCGGTCATCGGCGCCCTCATCGCCGGATTCAGCTACCGGATCCTGTTCGGGGGGACGCGTCCGGCGGCCGCGCGGCCCGTCGC
This window harbors:
- a CDS encoding aquaporin, coding for MSSPEVQPSVEPTTMAQLVAELAGTFLLVFGLVGTATFSAFFGEETSNPLGVGFLGVAIALGLSVTIAAYAFGPISGGHFNPAVTLGLAAAGRFPWRATWTFVLAQLVGAFLGALAVFGLAAGGPDGFLDRAVSSGFVSNGFGELSPGGFGLVSAIVVEVVITAVFLYVILGVTHNRAAPGFAPIAIGATLTLLLLVAIPIDNGSVNPARSIATAVFAGGDWLAQVWVFIVFPVIGALIAGFSYRILFGGTRPAAARPVANRG